The following are encoded together in the Desulfobacterales bacterium genome:
- a CDS encoding outer membrane lipoprotein-sorting protein codes for MPRIASLILLSLIGITFAPLQILSEPLSGVQILEAVDRNLQPGDLEMYRKIINIEPDGKKKEFVLWFLKKDRDKVVTLFVSPESESGRATLRLGDNMWLYIPNVGKPIRITSMQSVVGGVFNNADIMRLDYGVEYDVAGLLEDQGRYLLELKAKNGAVAYDRLKMWVLKKELVPSRIDCYAATGMLIKTLHFKEIKDIGDGIVRPAVMETESPLYKDYRSIMISANLKKRSLSGEVFTLNYLSRVKDLR; via the coding sequence ATGCCACGTATTGCTTCACTCATACTGTTGTCTTTGATAGGAATAACCTTTGCACCGCTCCAAATTCTCTCAGAGCCCCTAAGCGGTGTTCAAATTCTGGAAGCGGTGGATCGGAATCTACAGCCGGGCGATTTGGAAATGTACCGCAAGATCATCAACATTGAGCCAGATGGGAAAAAGAAGGAGTTTGTGCTCTGGTTCTTGAAAAAGGATCGGGACAAGGTAGTCACGTTGTTTGTCTCGCCGGAAAGTGAATCGGGTCGCGCCACATTGCGCCTGGGTGATAACATGTGGCTCTACATACCCAACGTGGGCAAGCCGATCCGTATTACCAGCATGCAGTCGGTGGTAGGGGGTGTTTTTAACAACGCCGATATCATGCGCCTGGATTACGGTGTTGAATACGATGTGGCCGGGCTTTTGGAAGATCAGGGCCGATATCTTCTGGAGCTCAAGGCCAAAAACGGTGCTGTGGCCTATGACCGGCTCAAGATGTGGGTGCTCAAAAAAGAACTGGTACCCTCCCGGATCGATTGTTACGCTGCAACGGGCATGCTCATCAAGACACTGCATTTCAAAGAGATCAAGGATATCGGCGATGGCATCGTGCGCCCGGCGGTGATGGAAACCGAAAGCCCCCTTTACAAGGACTATCGATCCATCATGATTTCAGCGAACCTTAAAAAACGTAGTTTGTCCGGCGAGGTCTTCACGTTGAATTATCTATCCAGGGTTAAGGACTTACGTTGA
- a CDS encoding ABC transporter ATP-binding protein: MNIVTFESVSKAYRIGEMDVAALDHVSLSIPRGAFTALVGPSGSGKTTVLNLMGCLDSPSSGTVTVADQAVSLFNRRRGADFRGENLGFVFQDFNLLPVLTVYENVEYPLLMIRNMAKGRCRPAVERVLAAVGMGDQAGKYPAQLSGGQKQRAAIARALVGSPTLVLADEPTANLDGATAQRVVELMKRMRDEFGTTFVFSTHDARIMDQAEVTFYLEDGRLIDGSAMGKEERHV, from the coding sequence ATGAACATTGTGACATTTGAAAGTGTTTCCAAAGCCTACCGAATAGGCGAAATGGATGTTGCCGCACTTGACCATGTCAGCCTGAGCATTCCCCGGGGGGCATTTACCGCCTTGGTAGGACCTTCCGGCAGCGGAAAAACCACCGTTCTCAACCTGATGGGTTGCCTGGATAGCCCCAGTTCAGGCACGGTGACAGTGGCCGACCAGGCCGTGAGCCTTTTTAACCGCCGCCGGGGGGCAGATTTCAGGGGCGAGAATCTGGGCTTTGTGTTCCAGGATTTCAACCTGCTGCCCGTGCTGACAGTATATGAAAATGTAGAGTATCCCCTTTTAATGATCCGCAATATGGCCAAGGGCCGGTGTCGACCGGCGGTGGAACGGGTCCTGGCGGCCGTGGGCATGGGGGATCAGGCCGGCAAATATCCGGCCCAGTTGTCCGGGGGGCAGAAACAGCGTGCCGCCATTGCGCGAGCCTTGGTGGGCAGCCCGACCCTGGTGTTGGCCGATGAGCCCACAGCCAATCTGGACGGCGCGACCGCCCAGAGGGTGGTGGAGTTGATGAAGCGCATGCGCGATGAATTCGGCACCACATTTGTGTTTTCGACGCATGACGCCCGCATCATGGACCAGGCCGAAGTGACCTTTTACCTTGAAGACGGACGATTGATCGACGGATCAGCCATGGGAAAAGAGGAACGTCATGTTTAA
- a CDS encoding ABC-ATPase domain-containing protein, whose product MKNDRNLKEILRRIDGKGYKAYKEIQGGYRFPRYLLWIDHVQGDPFAAPSRIRVRIDRKTSGFPSNATSEKIRTIATCDYLIRTFHQNCHKYAKGNRGTGKSGVITIDAPVQQVLERSAMVLNSEFVEARFFMGLPGHGRGISGPDAEAMFFEELPCIVNDSLFMKHLSKQAFYHHIETVEDTDFLRKALQNHHLIGFVGDNALLPRASGIDPRPLANGQAVRFKAPEGLRTTVYLPNRGPVTGMGIAKGVTLIVGGGYHGKSTLLNALEMGIYNHIPGDGRELVVTLPNAVKIRAADGRNVEQTDISPFINNLPYGKDTKAFSTQNASGSTSQAANIIEAVEVGAGVLLLDEDTSATNFMIRDIRMQQLVAKDQEPITPFIDKVAQLYRDKGVSTILVMGGSGDYFNVADHVIRMSDYQPLDVTALARKIAAAGKERRRPEGGTHFGKTRDRCPLALSFDPFRINRRQKITATRLREILFGETVVDMWDVEQLVDISQTRAIGYAIQYATRFMNGNRTMKEILALLIEELEKNGLDMLPPYTTGDLARFREIELAAAINRMRTLKIRQIN is encoded by the coding sequence ATGAAAAACGATCGGAATCTTAAAGAAATTCTTCGCCGAATCGACGGCAAGGGTTATAAGGCTTATAAGGAAATTCAAGGGGGATACCGATTTCCTCGATATCTGCTTTGGATAGACCATGTCCAGGGGGACCCGTTTGCCGCACCCAGTCGCATTCGTGTTCGTATCGATAGAAAAACATCGGGATTTCCATCGAATGCCACTTCTGAAAAAATCAGGACGATTGCGACGTGCGATTATCTGATTCGTACGTTCCATCAAAACTGCCATAAATATGCGAAGGGAAACCGTGGCACCGGAAAAAGCGGCGTGATAACTATTGATGCGCCGGTTCAGCAGGTCCTTGAAAGAAGCGCCATGGTGCTCAACTCCGAGTTTGTGGAAGCCCGTTTTTTTATGGGATTGCCGGGCCATGGAAGGGGTATTTCCGGGCCGGATGCGGAGGCCATGTTTTTCGAAGAGTTACCCTGCATTGTTAATGACTCGCTTTTTATGAAGCATCTATCCAAGCAAGCCTTTTACCATCATATCGAAACAGTGGAAGATACTGATTTTTTGAGAAAAGCGCTTCAAAATCATCATCTGATCGGATTTGTTGGTGATAACGCGTTGCTCCCGCGGGCCAGCGGGATTGATCCAAGGCCTTTGGCAAACGGCCAGGCGGTTCGATTCAAAGCGCCCGAAGGGTTGCGGACAACCGTATATCTGCCTAACCGGGGACCGGTTACCGGCATGGGAATAGCCAAAGGGGTGACCTTGATTGTGGGCGGTGGATATCATGGCAAGTCAACCCTTCTGAATGCGCTTGAAATGGGAATTTATAATCATATACCCGGAGACGGCCGCGAGTTGGTGGTCACGCTGCCGAATGCCGTTAAAATCCGCGCTGCCGATGGCCGGAACGTCGAACAGACCGATATTTCCCCATTTATCAACAATCTTCCATACGGCAAAGACACTAAGGCATTTTCAACCCAAAACGCCAGCGGCAGTACTTCCCAGGCGGCAAACATTATTGAGGCCGTTGAAGTGGGCGCCGGCGTTTTGCTGCTCGATGAAGACACCTCTGCGACGAATTTCATGATTCGCGACATTCGAATGCAACAGCTGGTGGCGAAAGATCAGGAACCGATTACGCCCTTTATTGACAAAGTGGCTCAGTTGTATCGGGACAAAGGTGTATCGACGATACTGGTGATGGGCGGCAGTGGGGACTATTTTAACGTGGCGGATCATGTCATTCGAATGTCGGATTACCAGCCACTGGATGTGACCGCTCTTGCCCGAAAAATCGCTGCCGCCGGAAAGGAGCGGCGCCGCCCAGAAGGCGGGACACACTTTGGCAAAACCCGTGACCGGTGCCCCTTGGCATTAAGCTTCGACCCGTTTCGTATAAATCGCCGTCAAAAGATTACGGCGACCCGCTTGCGGGAAATCCTGTTTGGGGAAACCGTGGTGGATATGTGGGATGTGGAACAATTGGTCGATATCTCTCAGACACGCGCAATCGGATACGCCATTCAGTATGCCACTCGTTTCATGAACGGCAACCGAACCATGAAGGAAATTCTGGCGTTGCTTATTGAAGAATTAGAAAAGAACGGACTTGACATGCTGCCGCCCTATACCACCGGTGACCTGGCCCGATTTCGCGAGATAGAACTTGCCGCAGCGATAAATCGCATGCGAACGTTAAAAATAAGACAAATAAATTAA
- a CDS encoding ABC transporter permease — translation MFKVMRLALKNLLRYKRRTLLTGMLIAVGVVAVIVFVGLSDSFKRAIVGQITDSVISHLQVHCKGYTASIDNLPLDRMLPHNAFEKLSGILTRADGVSAFSPRIKFGAMLSNYAQTTNVRLNGVDPEKERAVVPLLAARIRDAAHENTLLKKREVLLPEVLARGMAVKTGDTVVLVANNKDGSVNGMTFTVAGLVESLMGPGGRDGYLHIEDAAALLRMETLEVSEVAVRTENFDQLAAVSERLRGILRPITNKQNKPMFELHTWDQLTPFYNVVRMIDVMTLGIKVILIAVVLISVLNVMMMSVYERVREIGTLAAMGTRPGRIMALFMAEGFCLGLVSALAGAVMGLGVLWVLNLTGVDVAFGHANQIFTLAPSIEPHQVLSAMLIVLGVSVLASLQPAAKAARLEPVEALRHI, via the coding sequence ATGTTTAAGGTGATGCGGCTGGCACTTAAAAATTTGCTGCGATACAAGCGTCGAACCCTCCTGACAGGCATGCTGATCGCCGTGGGCGTGGTGGCGGTGATCGTTTTTGTCGGTTTGAGCGACTCTTTCAAACGTGCCATTGTGGGACAGATCACCGATTCGGTGATCAGCCACCTACAGGTGCACTGCAAGGGCTACACGGCCAGCATCGACAACCTGCCCCTGGACCGCATGCTGCCCCATAATGCGTTTGAAAAGCTTTCCGGCATTCTGACCCGGGCCGACGGGGTGTCGGCCTTTTCCCCCCGCATCAAGTTCGGGGCCATGCTGAGCAATTACGCCCAGACCACCAATGTCCGCCTGAACGGCGTCGACCCGGAAAAGGAGCGGGCGGTCGTGCCGTTGCTGGCGGCACGGATCAGAGACGCCGCCCATGAAAACACGCTTCTTAAAAAGCGGGAAGTGCTGCTGCCGGAAGTGTTGGCCAGGGGCATGGCGGTCAAAACCGGCGACACCGTTGTCCTGGTAGCCAACAACAAGGATGGCTCGGTCAACGGGATGACGTTCACAGTGGCCGGGTTGGTGGAAAGCCTGATGGGGCCAGGCGGCCGGGATGGTTATCTTCACATCGAGGACGCCGCCGCTCTGCTGCGTATGGAAACCCTGGAAGTCAGTGAAGTAGCGGTGCGAACGGAGAACTTTGACCAGCTGGCAGCTGTTTCCGAGCGGTTGCGGGGCATCCTGAGACCTATCACCAACAAACAGAACAAGCCTATGTTCGAGCTACACACCTGGGATCAGCTCACCCCGTTTTACAATGTCGTTCGCATGATCGATGTCATGACGTTGGGCATCAAGGTAATCCTGATTGCCGTGGTTTTGATCAGCGTCCTCAATGTCATGATGATGAGCGTTTATGAAAGGGTGCGCGAGATCGGCACCCTGGCCGCCATGGGCACCCGGCCGGGCCGGATTATGGCATTGTTTATGGCCGAAGGCTTCTGCCTGGGACTGGTCAGCGCCCTGGCCGGCGCTGTCATGGGCCTTGGCGTGCTCTGGGTTTTAAACTTGACCGGCGTGGATGTCGCCTTTGGGCACGCCAATCAGATTTTCACCTTGGCCCCGAGCATTGAACCCCACCAGGTGCTTTCAGCCATGCTCATCGTACTGGGCGTCTCAGTCCTGGCCAGTCTGCAGCCGGCGGCCAAAGCAGCCAGGCTGGAGCCGGTTGAGGCCTTGCGCCATATATAA
- a CDS encoding NifB/NifX family molybdenum-iron cluster-binding protein, with amino-acid sequence MTRKFLVFTIMLFALMSIYPLAIKANDARIAVASEGTTADAPISIQAARCPYFLLFNNQGQLVEAVANPLSREARGAGPQVVEFLSGKGVHTVVAGEFGARMITAMKQKDMVFYTETGSAADAVARLQTP; translated from the coding sequence ATGACCCGTAAATTTCTTGTTTTTACGATTATGTTGTTTGCCCTGATGAGTATATATCCGCTCGCGATAAAAGCAAACGACGCGCGCATTGCAGTGGCTTCCGAAGGTACCACGGCGGATGCCCCGATAAGCATTCAGGCGGCCCGCTGCCCCTACTTTTTGCTTTTCAATAATCAGGGGCAGTTGGTGGAAGCAGTGGCCAACCCCCTCAGCAGGGAAGCTCGGGGGGCCGGGCCACAGGTCGTCGAATTCCTTTCAGGCAAAGGTGTTCACACCGTAGTTGCCGGAGAATTCGGTGCCAGGATGATAACCGCCATGAAACAAAAAGACATGGTTTTTTATACGGAAACCGGTTCGGCTGCGGATGCCGTCGCGCGTCTTCAAACCCCATAG
- a CDS encoding ABC transporter ATP-binding protein yields MTESIYVENLAKHFEKVEAVADISFSIRQGELFGFLGPNGAGKTTTINMLTGLARPDSGTIRIGGINCTANPRAAQHLVGVVPDESNLYPELTGFDNLCFCASLYGMAKVERQSRARELLDTFDLTPAADRKFAGYSKGMKRKLTIAAGIIHRPSILFLDEPTTGIDVGSARQLRQLIANLHREGTTIFLTTHYIEEAERLCDRIAFIVSGRIVRIDTVAQLVQPIREKHVMQIACAKMPDGIYNKLAEAFPVLTFTVSAGSFIRVESGEPVHVGPLVRFLEDNRAEVTEARRVRPSLEDIFVTITGIEADAMRKEKEKKGGGQ; encoded by the coding sequence ATGACCGAGTCCATTTATGTCGAAAATTTAGCCAAGCATTTCGAAAAGGTCGAAGCAGTTGCCGACATTTCCTTCAGCATCCGTCAAGGCGAGCTGTTCGGATTTTTAGGCCCCAACGGCGCGGGTAAAACGACCACCATCAATATGCTGACGGGTTTGGCACGCCCGGATTCGGGGACGATCAGAATCGGCGGAATCAACTGTACGGCCAACCCAAGGGCGGCCCAGCATCTGGTCGGCGTAGTCCCGGACGAAAGCAACCTGTATCCGGAACTCACCGGTTTCGACAACCTGTGTTTCTGTGCATCACTATACGGGATGGCTAAGGTCGAAAGACAGTCCAGGGCCCGTGAGCTTCTGGATACTTTCGATTTGACGCCGGCGGCAGATCGCAAATTCGCCGGCTATTCAAAAGGGATGAAGCGCAAACTCACCATTGCCGCTGGCATCATCCACAGGCCGTCCATTCTGTTTCTGGACGAACCCACCACGGGCATCGATGTGGGCAGCGCCCGGCAATTGCGGCAGCTGATCGCAAACCTGCACCGGGAAGGGACCACCATCTTTCTGACTACCCATTACATCGAAGAAGCCGAGCGACTCTGCGACCGCATCGCATTCATTGTATCCGGGCGCATCGTGCGCATCGACACAGTGGCGCAACTGGTCCAACCGATCAGGGAAAAACATGTGATGCAGATTGCCTGCGCCAAAATGCCTGACGGCATTTACAACAAACTCGCCGAAGCGTTTCCGGTACTTACCTTTACAGTATCGGCCGGCAGCTTCATTCGGGTGGAATCCGGAGAGCCCGTCCACGTCGGCCCCTTGGTCCGCTTCCTTGAAGACAATAGGGCCGAGGTCACCGAAGCGCGACGCGTGCGACCGTCCCTTGAAGACATCTTCGTAACCATCACCGGTATCGAGGCGGACGCCATGCGCAAAGAAAAGGAAAAAAAGGGGGGCGGCCAATGA
- a CDS encoding ABC transporter permease, protein MKLWIAFWNILVKDMRTYYLKPPNVSWGLVFPLAWTGMFFIKSGSGLDSIMALLPGVVAISILFGTTSMLAVTVTFEKKNRSFERLLLAPIPFELLMLAKSSGAILFGTANAFVPVIMAAFLADLSSVAWGVFVPVVIMIAMASTFLGLFIAVAVSEVFEAQTFSNFFRFPMIFLCGLFFPIAQLPLFLKPFSYILPLTYGVDALRGAVNGGNAMPFSLDLGLLGVFCAGLFAVSLRNINKNWIL, encoded by the coding sequence ATGAAACTCTGGATCGCCTTCTGGAACATTCTGGTCAAGGACATGCGGACCTATTACCTGAAACCGCCAAACGTTAGTTGGGGGCTGGTTTTTCCCTTGGCGTGGACGGGCATGTTCTTCATCAAGTCCGGCAGCGGGCTGGACAGCATCATGGCATTGCTGCCCGGCGTAGTAGCCATTTCCATTCTGTTCGGGACCACATCCATGCTGGCGGTGACGGTAACCTTCGAAAAAAAGAACCGCTCCTTCGAACGCCTGTTACTTGCGCCCATACCCTTTGAGTTGCTGATGCTGGCCAAGAGCAGCGGGGCCATCCTGTTCGGTACGGCCAATGCCTTCGTGCCGGTCATCATGGCTGCTTTTCTGGCCGATCTGTCTTCAGTCGCATGGGGTGTTTTCGTGCCTGTCGTTATCATGATCGCCATGGCCTCGACGTTTTTGGGCCTTTTCATCGCCGTAGCGGTAAGCGAGGTGTTCGAGGCTCAGACCTTTTCCAATTTTTTCCGCTTCCCTATGATCTTTCTCTGCGGGCTATTCTTCCCCATCGCGCAACTCCCCCTATTTTTGAAACCCTTTTCCTACATTCTGCCCCTCACCTATGGGGTAGATGCGCTCCGTGGGGCCGTGAACGGCGGAAATGCCATGCCCTTTTCCCTCGATCTGGGACTTCTTGGAGTTTTTTGCGCCGGGCTGTTCGCGGTGAGCCTTCGGAATATCAATAAAAACTGGATTTTATGA